The Rhodothermales bacterium genome includes a window with the following:
- the recO gene encoding DNA repair protein RecO, producing the protein MIVRTDAVVLRAIEYGETSQIVTLFTRQHGQLTVMAKGARRPKSRFGSSLQPMAYVQVVYYYKPGRGMQTLKEATHVRVLHGTAADMGRITVGLRMVELARVLSQDQEQNVLLFTLLVQSLLRLNDAPERAANVLPYFQLRLAALLGFSPDIDRDAVLALDDGGGVLALDTGAVLPTAAVPKAGLRASRAALRSFAVFARADLDTVMRMALDDDLRAEVNRLVDAFLRHHVEDAYPHRVSKVIDQLTARTGR; encoded by the coding sequence ATGATCGTTCGCACCGACGCCGTCGTCCTCCGCGCCATCGAATACGGCGAGACGAGCCAGATCGTCACGCTCTTCACGCGGCAGCACGGGCAGCTCACGGTGATGGCGAAGGGCGCGCGTCGCCCCAAGAGCCGGTTCGGGTCGTCGCTCCAGCCGATGGCCTACGTGCAGGTCGTCTACTACTACAAGCCCGGCCGGGGCATGCAGACGCTGAAGGAGGCGACGCACGTCCGCGTCCTCCACGGGACGGCGGCCGACATGGGCCGGATCACGGTCGGGCTGCGGATGGTCGAGCTCGCGCGCGTGCTCTCACAGGACCAGGAGCAGAACGTCCTCCTCTTCACGCTCCTCGTCCAGTCGCTGCTTCGGCTCAACGACGCGCCCGAGCGAGCCGCGAACGTGCTGCCCTACTTCCAGCTCCGCCTCGCCGCCCTCCTCGGCTTCTCTCCCGACATCGACCGCGACGCTGTGCTCGCCCTCGACGACGGCGGCGGCGTGCTCGCGCTCGACACCGGGGCCGTCCTCCCGACGGCCGCCGTGCCGAAGGCGGGGCTCCGCGCGAGCCGCGCCGCGCTCCGCTCCTTCGCCGTCTTCGCCCGCGCCGACCTCGACACCGTCATGCGGATGGCGCTCGACGACGACCTCCGCGCGGAGGTGAACCGCCTCGTCGACGCTTTCCTGCGGCACCACGTCGAGGACGCGTATCCGCACCGCGTCAGCAAAGTTATCGACCAGCTCACCGCGCGGACGGGGCGCTGA
- a CDS encoding ABC transporter ATP-binding protein produces the protein MSPLRRLNPYLWTYRGLMIPGLIAALASAGFAIVVPVVVRVAVDAIPRMVTVYKLYEGTAADGFLFAYFSYALILVAAAIMALSLVSGLFSFVMRRTVVVASRHIEYDLRNRLYGHLQTLSAGFYHRFPTGDVITRATSDIERVRRYIGPAIMYAVRALTTVATVLVVMLLISPTLTLWALAPMPFLAVAIFFVSKLVHDRTDAMQSQYSTLTSRVQEALAGVRVVKAYTRERFEEQRFETESHAYQERALDLARVDAAFRPIMQILIGASTILVVWIGGRLVIEGAITLGNIAEYIIYVAIMTWPVASFGYVISMIQQASASASRLFEILDTEPAVLDTERTDHAVRAVEGRVTFEDVRFRYLSEGPDVLHGLSFDVPAGTTLGIVGRTGSGKSTLIELIPRLIEPTGGTVKVDGRDVQTIPLQTLRQSIGVVPQEVFLFSDTVGNNIAFGELDAPGDAIRQAATEADLLANVEDFPSGFETRVGERGITLSGGQKQRTAIARALIREPRILLFDDALSAVDTRTEATILGHLRRHYGRRTIVVVSHRISAVQDADQILVLDDGVIAERGDHDTLVEAGGQYAELYRKQLLEAELEEAL, from the coding sequence ATGAGCCCGCTCCGCCGCCTCAACCCGTACCTCTGGACCTACCGTGGGCTGATGATCCCCGGCCTGATCGCGGCCCTCGCCTCGGCGGGCTTCGCGATCGTCGTGCCCGTCGTCGTCCGTGTGGCCGTCGATGCGATCCCGCGGATGGTGACGGTCTACAAGCTCTACGAGGGCACGGCGGCCGACGGGTTCCTCTTCGCGTACTTCAGCTACGCGCTCATCCTTGTGGCGGCGGCGATCATGGCGCTCTCGCTCGTCAGCGGGCTCTTCTCGTTCGTGATGCGTCGGACGGTCGTCGTCGCGAGCCGGCACATCGAGTACGACCTGCGGAACCGGCTCTACGGGCACCTGCAGACGCTCTCGGCCGGGTTCTACCACCGCTTCCCGACGGGCGACGTCATCACGCGCGCCACGAGCGACATCGAGCGGGTCCGCCGCTACATCGGCCCGGCCATCATGTACGCCGTCCGCGCCCTCACGACGGTCGCGACCGTCCTCGTGGTGATGCTGCTGATCTCGCCGACGCTCACGCTGTGGGCGCTCGCGCCGATGCCGTTCCTGGCCGTCGCCATCTTCTTCGTCTCCAAACTCGTCCACGACCGCACCGACGCGATGCAGAGCCAGTACTCGACGCTCACGAGCCGGGTGCAGGAGGCGCTCGCCGGCGTCCGCGTCGTGAAGGCATACACGCGTGAGCGCTTCGAGGAGCAGCGGTTCGAGACGGAGAGCCACGCCTATCAGGAGCGCGCGCTCGACCTCGCCCGCGTCGACGCCGCCTTCCGCCCGATCATGCAGATCCTTATCGGCGCGTCGACGATCCTCGTCGTGTGGATCGGCGGGCGGCTCGTGATCGAGGGCGCGATCACGCTCGGCAACATCGCCGAGTACATCATCTACGTCGCGATCATGACGTGGCCGGTGGCGTCGTTCGGCTACGTCATCTCGATGATCCAGCAGGCCTCGGCGAGTGCGAGCCGCCTCTTCGAAATCCTCGACACCGAGCCGGCCGTGCTCGACACGGAGCGGACCGACCACGCCGTGCGCGCGGTCGAGGGCCGCGTCACGTTCGAAGACGTCCGCTTCCGCTACCTCTCCGAAGGGCCGGATGTGCTGCACGGCCTTTCGTTCGACGTGCCCGCCGGGACGACGCTCGGGATTGTCGGGCGGACGGGCTCGGGCAAGTCGACGCTCATCGAACTCATCCCCCGCCTCATCGAGCCGACCGGCGGCACCGTGAAGGTGGACGGCCGCGACGTGCAGACGATCCCGCTCCAGACGCTCCGCCAGAGCATCGGCGTCGTGCCGCAGGAGGTTTTCCTCTTCTCCGACACCGTCGGCAACAACATTGCCTTCGGCGAGCTCGATGCCCCCGGCGATGCGATCCGGCAGGCGGCGACGGAGGCCGACCTGCTCGCGAACGTCGAGGACTTCCCGTCGGGCTTCGAGACACGCGTCGGCGAGCGGGGGATCACGCTCTCGGGCGGGCAGAAGCAGCGGACGGCGATCGCGCGCGCGCTCATCCGCGAGCCCCGCATCCTCCTCTTCGACGACGCGCTCTCGGCCGTCGACACGCGGACCGAGGCGACGATCCTCGGCCACCTCCGCCGCCACTACGGCCGCCGCACGATCGTCGTCGTGAGCCACCGCATCTCGGCCGTGCAGGACGCCGACCAGATCCTCGTGCTCGACGACGGCGTGATCGCCGAGCGCGGCGACCACGACACGCTCGTCGAGGCCGGCGGGCAGTACGCCGAGCTCTACCGCAAGCAGCTCCTCGAAGCCGAGCTCGAAGAAGCGCTCTGA
- a CDS encoding acyclic terpene utilization AtuA family protein — translation MKDTIRIASGQGFWGDLQRAPIDQARGGPIDYLVMDYLAEVTMSILQKQKLRNPDLGYARDFVEVVTELLPDIKERGFTIISNAGGVNPLACRDAIVAYAKEHGITGVKIAVVTGDDLLDDLDALLADGVELKHMETGELLAPVRDQMVSANAYLGAGPIVEALKQGADVVITGRTTDTGLTLAPMIHEFGWDREDWDKMAAGTVAGHILECGAQSSGGNFTDWDTVPDMARIGFPIVEAHPDGTFAVTKHDGTGGLVSTATVAEQLLYEIGDPKDYITPDCIADFTSIHLDADGQNRVRVHGIAGEPDTEFYKVSAAYSDGWKASSTLVYAWPDAAKKARAAAQILKDRLDALDLTFDEYRSELIGLNALSERDDREATGTDDLDEVMLRVSVRSQSREAVEQFGREIAPLILTGPSAVTGFAGGRPKPSEVIAYWPALIPKNRVHPEVSVTET, via the coding sequence ATGAAAGACACCATCCGCATCGCTTCCGGCCAGGGCTTCTGGGGCGACCTCCAGCGCGCCCCCATCGACCAGGCCCGCGGCGGCCCCATCGACTACCTCGTGATGGACTACCTCGCCGAGGTGACCATGTCCATCCTCCAGAAGCAGAAGCTCCGCAACCCCGACCTCGGCTACGCGCGCGACTTCGTCGAGGTCGTGACCGAGCTGCTGCCGGACATCAAAGAGCGCGGGTTCACGATCATCTCGAACGCGGGCGGCGTGAACCCCCTCGCCTGCCGCGACGCGATCGTGGCGTACGCGAAGGAGCATGGCATCACCGGTGTCAAGATCGCCGTCGTCACCGGCGACGACCTCCTCGACGACCTCGACGCCCTCCTCGCCGATGGCGTCGAGCTGAAGCACATGGAGACGGGTGAATTGCTCGCGCCCGTCCGCGACCAGATGGTGAGCGCGAATGCGTATCTCGGCGCCGGGCCGATCGTGGAGGCGCTGAAGCAAGGAGCCGACGTGGTCATCACCGGGCGCACGACCGACACCGGCCTCACGCTCGCCCCGATGATCCACGAGTTCGGCTGGGACCGCGAGGACTGGGACAAGATGGCCGCCGGGACGGTCGCCGGGCACATCCTCGAATGCGGCGCGCAGTCGTCGGGCGGCAACTTTACGGACTGGGACACCGTGCCGGACATGGCACGCATCGGTTTCCCAATCGTGGAGGCGCACCCCGACGGGACGTTCGCGGTGACGAAGCACGACGGCACCGGCGGCCTCGTCTCGACGGCGACCGTCGCCGAGCAGTTGCTCTACGAGATCGGCGACCCGAAGGACTACATCACGCCGGATTGCATCGCCGACTTCACCTCGATCCACCTCGACGCCGATGGCCAGAACCGCGTCCGCGTTCACGGCATCGCGGGCGAGCCGGACACCGAGTTTTACAAAGTCAGCGCCGCGTATTCGGACGGCTGGAAGGCGTCGTCGACGCTCGTCTACGCCTGGCCCGACGCGGCGAAGAAAGCCCGCGCCGCCGCCCAGATTCTCAAAGATCGGCTCGACGCGCTCGACCTCACCTTCGACGAATATCGCAGCGAACTGATCGGCCTCAACGCTCTCTCCGAGCGCGACGACCGCGAGGCGACGGGCACGGACGACCTCGACGAGGTGATGCTCCGCGTCTCCGTCCGTTCCCAGAGCCGCGAGGCCGTGGAGCAGTTCGGCCGCGAGATCGCGCCGCTGATTCTCACCGGCCCGAGCGCCGTGACCGGTTTCGCCGGGGGCCGCCCGAAGCCGAGCGAGGTGATCGCGTACTGGCCCGCGCTGATTCCCAAGAACCGCGTCCACCCCGAGGTGTCGGTCACCGAGACGTGA
- a CDS encoding DUF4398 domain-containing protein: MTPLRFASAAPVLFAALALLIAGCAGSKLPPPDLSASRSAIAQADQAGASEAAPLALRNARQKVQQAEEASNRGDYRRAQMLSEQAEIDAKLAEATARSAKAQAAVDELRESIRVLRDEINRNRPASGGQ, encoded by the coding sequence ATGACTCCGCTCCGATTCGCCTCCGCCGCCCCCGTTTTGTTCGCGGCGCTCGCGCTCCTCATCGCAGGTTGCGCGGGCTCCAAGCTCCCCCCGCCGGACCTCTCGGCATCGCGCTCCGCGATCGCTCAGGCCGACCAGGCCGGCGCGTCGGAAGCCGCGCCGCTCGCGCTCCGCAACGCCCGCCAGAAAGTGCAGCAGGCCGAGGAAGCCTCGAACCGCGGCGACTACCGCCGGGCGCAGATGCTCTCCGAGCAGGCCGAGATCGACGCCAAGCTCGCCGAGGCCACGGCGCGCTCTGCGAAAGCGCAGGCCGCCGTCGACGAACTCCGCGAGAGCATCCGTGTCCTCCGCGATGAGATCAACCGGAACCGTCCGGCGAGCGGCGGACAGTAG
- a CDS encoding YceI family protein: MNTTTHFLSALFFLGVLGGLTACADVGDAPQATVEDVSPMANAAEPFTGTPVAIDTAQSAIRWRAAKVTGAHDGGFRTFDGVVYRDGGVLTGVDLTIDAASIWSDNEKLTGHLKSADFFDVEQFSEATFRADSFELIAVEDSVEWAEATHRIGGVLTMHGQAQRITFPAKVTVTDDAITATADFLIERSRWDLTYPGKPDDLIQEEVRLMFDVVAPGTMEPAASQGETASVSG, translated from the coding sequence ATGAACACGACCACCCACTTCCTCTCCGCCCTCTTTTTCCTCGGCGTGCTCGGCGGCCTCACCGCCTGCGCCGACGTCGGCGACGCCCCGCAGGCTACCGTCGAAGACGTGTCGCCGATGGCGAACGCGGCCGAGCCGTTCACCGGCACGCCCGTCGCCATCGACACCGCGCAGAGCGCCATCCGCTGGCGCGCGGCGAAGGTGACCGGCGCGCACGATGGCGGCTTCCGCACCTTCGACGGCGTCGTGTACCGCGACGGCGGCGTCCTCACCGGCGTGGACCTCACGATCGACGCGGCCTCCATCTGGAGCGATAACGAGAAGCTCACCGGCCACCTCAAGAGCGCCGACTTCTTCGACGTCGAGCAGTTCTCCGAGGCCACCTTCCGCGCCGACTCCTTCGAGCTCATTGCCGTCGAAGACTCCGTTGAGTGGGCCGAGGCCACGCACCGCATCGGCGGCGTCCTCACGATGCACGGGCAGGCGCAGCGCATCACGTTCCCCGCGAAAGTCACCGTCACCGACGACGCCATCACGGCCACCGCCGACTTCCTGATCGAGCGCAGCCGCTGGGATCTCACCTACCCCGGCAAGCCCGACGACCTCATCCAAGAAGAGGTCCGGCTCATGTTCGACGTCGTGGCACCGGGCACGATGGAGCCCGCTGCCTCCCAAGGCGAAACGGCGTCGGTTTCGGGCTGA
- a CDS encoding acetate kinase: MNVLVINCGSSSLKFDVLDVDTRDTLAEGHVERIGAVSSLVSVRVGDGKKTRQSLQASDHTEALQFVMKALFEGDDRLDATIDAVGHRVVHGGERFAESVLIDDEVIDAIRDAFDLAPLHNPANLRGIKAAQAALPDVPHVAVFDTAFHQTLPEHAFLYAIPNRLYRRHKIRRYGFHGTSHYYVSRQLYELAGIDKLDSRVITAHLGNGCSMAAIRDGRSVDTSMGMTPLAGLVMGTRCGTIDPSIVFDLVEKEELTLAEVHSMLNRYSGLLGLSGYAADMRDLLAEADDGDVRCRQAVDVFCFRAKAYIGQYLASLNGADALVFTAGIGQNSPRIRAQICADLDRLGIVIDPERNAAAVGTAAKISTDDSPVQVWTIPTNEELVIAIDTQKIAQARVQSPYV, encoded by the coding sequence ATGAACGTCCTCGTCATCAACTGCGGCTCCTCCTCCCTCAAGTTCGATGTGCTCGACGTCGACACGCGCGACACGCTTGCCGAGGGGCACGTCGAGCGGATCGGCGCCGTCTCGTCGCTCGTGTCCGTCCGCGTCGGGGACGGGAAGAAGACGCGCCAGAGCCTGCAGGCGTCCGACCACACCGAGGCGCTCCAGTTCGTGATGAAGGCGCTCTTCGAGGGCGACGACCGGCTCGACGCGACGATCGACGCCGTCGGGCACCGCGTCGTCCACGGCGGCGAGCGCTTCGCCGAGAGCGTGCTGATCGACGACGAGGTGATCGACGCGATCCGTGACGCGTTCGACCTCGCCCCGCTCCACAACCCGGCGAACCTCCGGGGCATCAAAGCGGCGCAGGCCGCGCTCCCCGACGTGCCGCACGTCGCCGTCTTCGACACGGCGTTCCACCAGACGCTCCCCGAGCACGCCTTCCTCTACGCGATCCCGAACCGGCTCTACCGCCGCCACAAGATTCGTCGCTACGGCTTCCACGGCACCAGCCACTACTACGTCAGTCGCCAACTCTACGAGCTCGCCGGCATCGACAAGCTCGACAGCCGGGTCATCACGGCCCACCTCGGCAACGGCTGCTCGATGGCGGCGATCCGAGACGGCCGGAGCGTCGACACGTCGATGGGGATGACGCCGCTCGCCGGGCTCGTGATGGGCACGCGCTGCGGCACGATCGACCCGAGTATTGTGTTCGACCTCGTCGAGAAAGAGGAGCTGACGCTCGCCGAGGTCCACTCGATGCTGAACCGCTACAGCGGGCTGCTCGGGCTCAGCGGCTACGCCGCCGACATGCGCGACTTGCTGGCCGAGGCCGACGACGGCGACGTCCGCTGCCGCCAGGCCGTCGACGTGTTCTGCTTCCGTGCGAAGGCGTACATCGGGCAGTACCTCGCCAGCCTCAACGGGGCCGACGCCCTCGTCTTCACCGCCGGCATCGGGCAGAACAGCCCCCGCATCCGCGCCCAGATCTGCGCCGACCTCGACCGCCTCGGCATCGTGATCGACCCCGAGCGGAACGCCGCCGCCGTCGGCACCGCCGCGAAGATCTCGACGGACGACAGCCCCGTGCAGGTCTGGACGATCCCGACGAACGAAGAGCTCGTCATCGCCATCGACACGCAGAAGATCGCGCAGGCCCGCGTGCAGAGCCCGTACGTGTGA
- a CDS encoding helix-hairpin-helix domain-containing protein, with protein MHRFYALQQRLAITSSESSALVFVVVLLLVGLGVRYEQGRSVPQGEAAYAALDSTFAVRTASLQPELPVEGTEAKAAPAGDEARLASAEPRTPRRPMKQGPVRMNVNTASEQLLQRLPGIGPKMAERIVEYRAAHGDFARPRDVIRVKGIGPKTFEKLAPYLFVETDQLAIAVGADGL; from the coding sequence ATGCACCGCTTCTACGCCCTCCAGCAACGCCTCGCCATCACCTCGTCGGAGTCCTCCGCGCTCGTCTTCGTCGTCGTGCTCCTCCTCGTCGGGCTCGGCGTCCGCTACGAGCAGGGCCGGTCGGTACCGCAGGGAGAGGCGGCCTACGCGGCGCTCGACAGCACGTTCGCTGTTCGCACGGCATCGCTCCAGCCCGAGCTTCCGGTCGAGGGCACGGAGGCCAAGGCCGCTCCCGCAGGAGACGAAGCACGTCTCGCGTCGGCCGAGCCTCGCACGCCGCGTCGGCCGATGAAGCAGGGCCCGGTGCGGATGAACGTCAACACGGCCTCGGAGCAGTTGCTCCAGCGGCTCCCCGGCATCGGGCCGAAGATGGCCGAGCGCATCGTCGAGTACCGGGCGGCCCACGGCGACTTCGCGCGGCCTCGCGACGTGATCCGCGTCAAGGGGATCGGGCCGAAGACGTTCGAGAAGCTCGCGCCGTACCTCTTCGTGGAAACCGATCAGCTAGCCATAGCCGTCGGCGCGGACGGGCTGTAG
- a CDS encoding NUDIX pyrophosphatase, with the protein MSDLPRAAVRVADVYPYRRGADGVEFLLLRRASGRVYAGTWRVVGGKMEGGEAAWEAALREVTEETGRRPVRAWTVPSVNAFYEWQTDRLNLIPAFAAELDGDPVLDDEHDAFAWLPPDAAAARLAWPEQQRLLRLVADLLSRDALPPELTLPSDP; encoded by the coding sequence ATGTCCGATCTCCCCCGCGCCGCCGTCCGCGTGGCCGACGTGTACCCGTACCGACGCGGCGCCGACGGCGTCGAGTTCCTGCTGCTCCGCCGTGCGTCGGGGCGCGTCTACGCCGGGACGTGGCGCGTCGTGGGCGGGAAGATGGAAGGGGGCGAGGCGGCGTGGGAAGCCGCGCTCCGCGAAGTCACGGAGGAGACCGGACGGCGACCGGTCCGCGCGTGGACCGTCCCGAGCGTGAACGCGTTCTACGAATGGCAGACGGACCGGCTCAACCTGATCCCCGCCTTCGCCGCCGAACTCGACGGCGACCCGGTGCTGGACGACGAGCACGACGCCTTCGCGTGGCTCCCGCCCGATGCGGCGGCGGCCCGGCTCGCGTGGCCCGAGCAGCAGCGTCTCCTCCGGCTCGTCGCCGACCTCCTCTCCCGCGACGCCCTTCCCCCCGAACTCACCCTCCCCTCCGACCCATGA
- a CDS encoding ABC transporter ATP-binding protein, whose translation MADDTSTDGQAEAKAKEAAYDGRLFRRILAFLLPYKWQVIVASVLVLATAFLGAYQPKLVQVAIDGYITEGDVGGLLEIVGLLVLVLIGQGLTAFVGDYTTQWVGQHALYDLRTKVFRHIQNQPLGYFDRTPIGRLITRTTSDIEALSDLLSAGVVAILGSLAQLVFIAYFMFSLNVTLALVTLAVMPLMFWATMKFRDRVRVVYRETRKQVSRLNSFLQEHITGMRVVQMFNREDEELKRFREINDEHRVAQVKGIFYYALFFPAVDIIAALALGLVIWFGGTEAMRATLTAGVLIAFIQYARRFFEPIRNLSDQYNTFQSAMAASERIFDVLDHDEAFAEAAEPADLGTCRGRIEFENVWFAYENLPDSDEPNWVLRDLSFTVEPGDTVALVGATGSGKTTIINLLLRFYEVQRGEIRVDGVPIQRLRLADLRSHIGLVLQDVFLFSGTLAENITLGDPAKNVQDVERAIDLVGADRFIDRLPDGLAHQIGERGVTLSHGQRQLVSFIRALVYDPEIIVLDEATSSVDTETEELVQTALETLMEGRSALVVAHRLSTIQHADQILVMHKGAIRERGTHQELLALDGLYRRLYELQYADQERTAA comes from the coding sequence GTGGCAGACGACACGAGCACCGACGGACAGGCCGAAGCCAAAGCGAAAGAAGCCGCCTACGACGGCAGGCTTTTCCGCCGCATTCTCGCCTTCCTCCTCCCGTACAAGTGGCAGGTGATCGTCGCGAGCGTGCTCGTCCTCGCGACGGCCTTCCTCGGCGCGTACCAGCCCAAGCTGGTCCAGGTCGCGATCGACGGGTACATCACCGAGGGCGACGTCGGCGGGCTCCTCGAGATCGTCGGGCTCCTCGTCCTCGTCCTCATCGGGCAGGGGCTGACGGCGTTCGTCGGCGACTACACGACGCAGTGGGTTGGCCAGCACGCGCTCTACGACCTCCGCACGAAGGTCTTCCGCCACATCCAGAACCAGCCGCTCGGCTACTTCGACCGCACGCCGATTGGCCGGCTCATCACGCGTACGACGTCGGACATTGAAGCCCTCTCCGACCTCCTCTCAGCCGGCGTCGTGGCGATCCTCGGGAGCCTCGCCCAACTCGTCTTCATCGCGTACTTCATGTTCTCGCTGAACGTCACGCTCGCGCTCGTGACGCTCGCCGTGATGCCGCTGATGTTCTGGGCGACGATGAAGTTCCGCGACCGCGTGCGCGTCGTCTACCGCGAGACGCGGAAGCAGGTCAGCCGGCTGAACTCGTTCCTGCAGGAGCACATCACCGGGATGCGCGTCGTGCAGATGTTCAACCGGGAGGACGAAGAGCTCAAGCGCTTCCGGGAGATCAACGACGAGCACCGCGTGGCGCAGGTGAAGGGCATCTTTTACTACGCCCTCTTCTTCCCCGCCGTCGACATCATCGCCGCGCTCGCGCTCGGCCTCGTGATCTGGTTCGGCGGGACCGAGGCGATGCGGGCGACGCTCACGGCCGGCGTGCTCATCGCGTTCATCCAGTACGCCCGCCGCTTCTTCGAGCCCATCCGCAACCTCTCCGATCAGTACAACACGTTCCAGAGCGCGATGGCCGCCAGCGAGCGGATCTTCGATGTGCTCGACCACGACGAGGCCTTCGCCGAGGCCGCCGAGCCTGCCGATCTCGGGACGTGCCGCGGCCGGATCGAGTTCGAAAACGTGTGGTTCGCCTACGAGAACCTGCCCGACAGCGACGAGCCGAACTGGGTGCTCCGCGACCTCTCGTTCACCGTCGAGCCCGGCGACACCGTCGCCCTCGTCGGCGCGACGGGTTCGGGCAAGACGACGATCATCAACCTGCTCCTCCGGTTCTACGAGGTGCAGCGCGGCGAAATCCGCGTCGACGGCGTCCCGATCCAGCGGCTCCGCCTCGCCGACCTCCGCAGCCACATCGGCCTCGTGCTGCAGGACGTGTTCCTCTTCTCCGGCACCCTCGCCGAGAACATCACGCTCGGCGACCCGGCGAAGAACGTGCAGGACGTCGAGCGCGCGATTGACCTCGTCGGAGCCGACCGGTTCATTGACCGGCTGCCGGACGGACTCGCGCACCAGATCGGCGAGCGCGGCGTGACGCTCTCGCACGGGCAGCGCCAGCTCGTCTCGTTCATCCGCGCGCTCGTCTACGACCCCGAGATCATCGTGCTCGACGAGGCCACGAGTTCGGTGGACACAGAGACGGAAGAGCTCGTGCAGACGGCACTCGAGACGCTGATGGAGGGGCGGAGCGCGCTCGTCGTCGCCCACCGGCTCTCGACGATCCAGCACGCCGACCAGATCCTCGTGATGCACAAGGGTGCCATCCGCGAGCGCGGCACGCACCAGGAGCTCCTCGCGCTCGACGGGCTCTACCGGCGGCTCTACGAGCTGCAGTACGCCGATCAGGAGCGCACGGCGGCATAG
- a CDS encoding repressor LexA — MSRKQLTSKQHSFLQFLAEHVRKQKVWPTYREVVDHFGYRSPNSVTQNLQALAKKGYLTRDQNGYRLVGQRSGLQATGFPVQGTVEDGSFEISLSVDEITLKDLFPELDKTFAVRLSDQEARGINVDGGGYLLLQEAEVGNGEMAAVLYGGALDVCRVYRDEDEFRLLHDDGTETSVSAGQKGFKLLGRYAGHINQRGLFRSPAASYVEYGMDDSVVTTA, encoded by the coding sequence ATGAGCCGCAAGCAGCTTACGTCTAAACAGCACTCCTTCCTGCAGTTCCTCGCCGAGCATGTGCGGAAGCAGAAGGTCTGGCCGACCTACCGCGAAGTGGTCGACCACTTCGGCTACCGCTCGCCGAACTCCGTGACGCAGAACCTCCAGGCGCTCGCGAAGAAGGGCTACCTCACACGGGACCAGAACGGCTACCGGCTCGTCGGGCAGCGCTCCGGGCTCCAGGCCACCGGCTTCCCGGTGCAGGGCACGGTCGAGGACGGCTCGTTCGAGATCAGCCTCAGCGTCGACGAGATTACGCTGAAGGACCTGTTCCCGGAGCTCGACAAGACCTTCGCCGTGCGGCTCTCGGATCAGGAAGCCCGCGGGATCAACGTGGACGGCGGCGGCTACCTCCTGCTCCAAGAGGCGGAGGTCGGCAACGGCGAGATGGCAGCGGTGCTCTACGGCGGTGCCCTCGACGTGTGCCGGGTCTACCGCGACGAGGACGAGTTCCGCCTCCTGCACGACGACGGGACGGAAACGTCGGTGAGCGCGGGGCAGAAAGGCTTCAAGCTGCTCGGCCGCTACGCCGGGCACATCAACCAGCGTGGCCTCTTTCGCTCGCCTGCGGCGTCCTACGTCGAATACGGCATGGACGACAGCGTCGTGACGACGGCATAG
- a CDS encoding ribonuclease Z produces the protein MSIVTDIIPLGTGSAIPTRGRHLSGCALRRAGRVLLFDCGEGTQLQLLRAGVKRSRIEAIFITHFHGDHLYGLPGVLTTMALLNRTAPLTVVGPAGLREIVQALPGLKNDWLPFEVDYVELAEGFEHAVVYETDAFTVEARPLAHRVFAAGFRFEAKARPGRVDVAKAAALGIVGADIGRLVRGEAVRVNGRVVQPEEVVGPSRPGVSFAYCLDTMPCDGARALAAGVDLLVHEATFTEDLRERAEETGHSTARQAAEVARDARAKRLLLTHFSARYDTAEPLVAEARAVFENTEAARELEAFCVTRDT, from the coding sequence ATGTCCATCGTCACCGACATCATCCCGCTCGGGACCGGCAGTGCGATCCCGACGCGGGGCCGCCACCTCTCGGGGTGCGCGCTCCGGCGAGCGGGCCGCGTCCTCCTCTTCGACTGCGGCGAGGGCACGCAGCTCCAGCTCCTCCGCGCGGGCGTCAAGCGCTCGCGCATCGAGGCCATCTTCATCACCCACTTCCACGGCGACCACCTCTACGGCCTGCCGGGCGTGCTGACGACGATGGCCCTCCTGAACCGGACCGCCCCGCTCACCGTCGTCGGGCCGGCGGGGCTGCGCGAGATCGTCCAGGCGTTGCCGGGACTGAAGAACGATTGGCTGCCGTTTGAGGTCGACTACGTCGAACTCGCGGAGGGCTTCGAACACGCCGTCGTGTACGAAACCGACGCGTTCACCGTCGAGGCGCGGCCGCTCGCGCACCGCGTGTTCGCCGCCGGCTTCCGGTTCGAAGCGAAGGCACGGCCGGGTCGGGTGGACGTTGCGAAGGCGGCGGCACTCGGCATCGTCGGGGCCGACATCGGGCGGCTCGTGCGCGGCGAGGCGGTGCGCGTGAACGGCCGCGTCGTGCAGCCGGAGGAGGTCGTCGGGCCGTCGCGCCCCGGCGTGTCGTTCGCGTACTGCCTCGACACGATGCCGTGCGACGGCGCGCGGGCGCTCGCCGCCGGCGTTGACCTCCTCGTCCACGAGGCGACGTTCACCGAAGACCTCCGCGAGCGGGCCGAAGAGACGGGCCACTCGACGGCGCGGCAGGCCGCCGAGGTGGCCCGCGACGCACGCGCGAAGCGGCTGCTGCTCACCCACTTCTCCGCGCGCTACGACACGGCGGAGCCGCTCGTCGCCGAGGCGCGCGCCGTCTTCGAGAACACCGAAGCGGCTCGGGAATTAGAGGCTTTTTGCGTGACCCGTGATACGTGA